In Methanothrix sp., a genomic segment contains:
- a CDS encoding pro-sigmaK processing inhibitor BofA family protein, translating into MIEIGLVLLTIVLIFGAYIILRSLKKFIINAIAGLFILFLANQFISADIGYSWLVILVCGIGGVVGAVLLLALRFIGFGI; encoded by the coding sequence ATGATCGAGATTGGATTGGTCCTGCTGACCATTGTCCTCATATTCGGAGCCTATATCATTCTAAGATCTCTGAAGAAGTTCATCATAAATGCAATCGCTGGGCTCTTCATCCTCTTTCTTGCTAATCAGTTCATAAGCGCGGATATAGGCTATAGCTGGCTGGTTATACTGGTCTGCGGAATTGGCGGCGTAGTAGGCGCAGTGCTGCTGCTGGCCCTTCGTTTCATAGGATTTGGGATATAA
- a CDS encoding ORC1-type DNA replication protein, whose product MILVPISGGLFADLLAQGGIFQSRDVLRPSYTPTELPHRKEQINNLASVLVPALRGETPSNVLIYGKTGTGKTAVAKYVGKELEEASFGDIKCAVIYINCEVVDTQYRVLAHLARHFDKDIPMTGWPTDQVYAEFRNALDEEKQVVVIMLDEVDKLVRKGDDVLYNLSRVNSDLLRSRVSLIGISNDLKFTEFLDPRVKSSLGEDEIIFPPYDAEQIREILEQRAKVAFCPGALHESVIPLCAAFAAQEHGDARRALDLLRTSGELAERARSAVVDESHVRQAREKIEQDRVEEVIKTLPTQSKLVLYGIILLEEQGARNITTSAVYNIYKQLCPLVETDFLTHRRITDLIAELDMLGILHTIVISKGRYGRTKEITLSVYSGKLKGILLQDYRLKVLANVNVPQQSRLGLV is encoded by the coding sequence ATTATCTTGGTACCTATATCTGGAGGGCTATTTGCCGATCTACTGGCGCAAGGGGGGATATTTCAATCCAGAGATGTCCTGCGTCCTAGCTACACACCAACTGAGCTGCCCCACAGGAAGGAGCAGATCAATAATTTGGCATCGGTTCTGGTCCCGGCTCTGAGAGGGGAGACTCCTTCCAATGTTCTGATATATGGAAAGACTGGCACCGGAAAGACAGCCGTGGCCAAGTATGTGGGAAAAGAGCTAGAGGAGGCCAGCTTTGGAGATATAAAGTGTGCAGTCATCTACATCAACTGTGAGGTGGTCGACACCCAATACAGAGTCCTCGCCCACCTGGCAAGACACTTCGACAAGGACATCCCCATGACCGGCTGGCCCACAGATCAGGTTTATGCCGAGTTCAGGAATGCTCTGGATGAAGAGAAGCAGGTAGTGGTGATAATGCTCGATGAGGTGGACAAACTGGTACGAAAAGGGGATGATGTCCTCTATAATCTATCACGGGTGAACTCAGATCTCCTCCGCTCCCGGGTGAGCCTCATCGGCATATCCAATGACCTCAAGTTCACAGAATTTCTCGATCCAAGGGTCAAGAGCTCTTTGGGAGAGGATGAGATCATATTTCCTCCCTATGATGCGGAGCAGATCAGGGAGATCCTGGAGCAGAGGGCCAAGGTTGCCTTCTGCCCTGGCGCTCTGCACGAGAGCGTAATACCCCTGTGTGCCGCCTTTGCCGCCCAGGAGCACGGAGATGCCCGCCGGGCTTTGGACCTCTTACGCACATCTGGAGAGCTGGCTGAAAGGGCCAGATCAGCAGTGGTAGATGAGTCCCATGTGCGCCAGGCAAGGGAGAAGATCGAGCAGGATAGAGTAGAGGAGGTGATAAAGACCCTGCCCACTCAATCCAAGCTGGTGCTCTATGGCATCATCCTCCTGGAGGAGCAGGGTGCAAGAAACATCACCACCAGTGCAGTCTATAATATTTACAAGCAGCTCTGTCCCCTGGTTGAGACCGACTTTCTCACCCACCGCCGGATCACAGACCTAATCGCCGAGCTGGATATGCTGGGCATCCTTCATACCATTGTCATCAGCAAGGGCAGATACGGCCGGACCAAGGAGATCACCCTCAGTGTCTACTCTGGCAAGCTAAAGGGCATACTGCTGCAGGACTATCGGCTGAAGGTCTTGGCCAATGTCAATGTGCCTCAGCAGTCTCGCCTGGGGCTGGTTTGA